The region TCTTGTACAGTATATAATTTGTCATTATTAGTATATATAATTTTTGACGAAATTATAATAGAAGCCAAAAAATAAATATTGAAGAGAATGCAATTTTTAACATGTATTTTTTAAAATATAATTAATGACTGCAGGAATGCGGAGCAGTAGAAAAAGATTATATTTCAGTGGGGAGTCTTTAAAGAAAAGAAAAAAGATAAGAAGGTGCATTAAACATGAGGTTCTTCGCAATAGGATTTGGTCAGGCTGGTGGAAAAATACTCGATCTATTCATGGAGAACGAGAAGCTCAGAGGGACGAATACACTCAAAGCTCTTGCAGTAAATACTGCACGAACAGACCTGATGGGGTTGAAGCATATTCCCCCGAAAAACAGAATTCTGATAGGACAGACGACAGTAAAGGGTCACGGTGTCGGGACAGACAACAAACTTGGTGCAAAAGTGGCCCAGGAAGAAATCGAGACAATCCTCAATGCGATTGACGAGATGGGGACGCATGAAGTTGATGCTTTTCTCATCATAGCCGGACTTGGAGGTGGGACCGGTAGTGGTGGCAGCCCGGTTCTTGCAAAATACCTTTCTGAAATGTATTCCGAGCCAGTATACTGTGTTGGCGTGCTTCCTGCGCCTGAAGAAGGTAAGCTTTACTCACTCAACGCCGCAAGGAGCATGATCACCCTCCTGAAATATGTTGATAACCTGATTCTTGTCGATAATGGTGCCTGGAAGTTTGAGGGTCTGAGTCTCAAGGAAAGCTACGCCAAGATAAATGAAGAGATCGTCAGAAGGCTTGCCATTCTTGCCAGAGCAGGAGAGCCAGTTGAGGAAAATCTCGTTGGCGAAATGGTCGTTGATAGCTCTGAGGTTATCAACACGCTCAGGGGTGGGGGAATATCCTCGATAGGCTATGCAACACTGCCAGTGCAGGAGAAGAAAAAAACGGGATTGTTCGGGCTTTTCAAGAAAAAGGAGACCGAACTGGTCACGGCTGAAGAGGACAAATCGACGAAAATCGCCACGCTCGTCAGGAAGGCTGCTCTTGGAAGATTGACAATACCATGCAACATATCGAGTGCAGAAAGAGCCTTGGTTCTTGTGGCCGGTCCGCCAGAATACCTGGACAGAAAGGGACTCGAAAAAGCCAAGCTCTGGCTTGAGGAGCAGATTGCCGGAGTGGAAGTCAGAGCAGGAGATTATCCAACCAGGAGGACAAAGCATGTTGCAGCGCTGGTTGTTCTTGCGAACGTGACTGAGATACCGAGAGTCAAACAGCTCCAGAAACTTGCAGCAGAGGCCAGGGAAGAGGTTGAGGAGGCAGAAAAGGTAAGAATAGAAAAGACAATTTCTCTGTTCGATGAAGAAGACCTTGAGCCACTATTTTAGTTCCATTATCTTTTTTACGGCGTGAGGCAGTTTTTCAATAACGTCGAGGGCCGTGAAGTTGTAGCCCTTTTCCTCAAAGCACAGATCTCCGGCATAGCCTGCAATAAATGCTGAGGCACATGCAGCGGTGAAGGCATCATCGTTTATTGCATAAAGCGCCCCCGCTATCCCTGCAAGCACATCGCCGGTGCCTCCGACAGTCATGCCAGCATTTCCGGTATCGTTGTACTTCGTTCTCTCTCCGTCAGATATTATGTCCCTTTTACCCTTGAGAATTATGCATGTGCCACTTTTCTCAGCAGCATCAATGACGTTAACCTCGCTGGCCTCCTTGCCAAATACCCTTCTGAACTCTCCGGCGTGAGGCGTCAGAATCGCATTGCAGTGGATGCTGGGCGACAGCCCTCCGGCGTCAATCACCATTCTTTCAACCCTTTCCGATATCTCCTCAGCCACATCTCCTTTATCGACTGTTCCCATGCCGAAAACAACAACATCATGTTTTTCAGCGAGCCTGGCAATCTCTGAAACGTTTTCTGTGGACAGTTCATCTCCGGGAATTGACCTTACGATGAGTTCCGGAGAGAATGATCCCGCCTGAGGGTATATGCTTTCAGGGACGGCGAGTGTTACGATGTCCGCTCCAGCCTTCAGGGCTGCAAGGGCAGAGAGAACCGGAGCGCCGATGTATGGAGAACCACCGACGACGAGAACTCTGCCGTGCATGCCCTTGTGAGCATGCTCAAATCGCCTGTAAGCCAGTTTGAAGTCTCCCGGTCCTGAAAGCTTCTCGAAAAGCTCCGGGATTCCAATGTCCTTAACCACGACTTCTCCTGCAAGTTCTCCCGCCCTGAGAAGCCCGGGTTTGGCCCTGTGGAATGTTACGGTGAGGTCCGCCCTAACGGCTGTCTCATATTCACCGGTATCTGCATCAAGTCCGCTTGGAACATCAACAGAAACTTTGAACCCATCAGATTCGTTTATCTTATGAATAATAGCTCTGTACGGCCCTCTCAGTTTACCCCTGAAACCTGTCCCAAGGAGGGCATCTATGATTATGTCTCCACCCTCGAACTCATAACTGCCCCACCTGCTAACGGGCATGCCAGCCTTTTCGAGAATGGACAGATTTCTCCTTGCAAGTTCGCTTTTGACATCTCCCGCCAGGACGATTTCGACATCAAAGCCTTTAAGAAATCTTGCAGCAACGAATGCATCTCCGCCGTTGTTTCCCGTTCCGGCGAAAATAACAACCCTGCCATGGTTGAATCTGCTGAGAATTTCCTCGGCAATGCCTTTTCCCGCATTTTCCATCAGCTGAAGTCTTGAAAGCCCAAAGAACTCGCAGTTTAAGTCAAGAGCGTTCATGTGTCTGGAGTCGATTGTTTCATGCATGTTCTTTATAGAAATTGAGTGAATTTATCAGTTGCGATGCTCAAAAAACTAAAAACCGGTGCTGAATGATTTGAACTGAGGTGATACTCTGGAGTGGTATTTCTACATTCTCACAATTCTGGCAGGAATCCTGTCAGGGTTCATAAACACGCTTGCCGGTAGCGGTTCGCTCATAACCCTTCCACTGCTGATTTTCCTTGGACTTCCCGCAAATGTTGCCAACGGAACAAACAGGGTCGCAATACTCCTCCAGAGCCTTGTGGGAATGAGAGGTTTTCAGTCCCACGGTTTTCTTGATCCAAAGTCATCTGTTCGCTTCGCTGTTCCTGCCATGATTGGGGCTGTTCTCGGCGCACAGATTGCGGTTGATCTGAACGAAGAACTGATGAGGAGAGTAATTGGGGCGATAATGGTCCTGATGCTTGTCATAATGCTCCTGAACCCCAAAAGATGGGTCGAGGGTGGTAAAGAAAGACACAGAATCGCTTTTCTCGAACCGGTGGTGTATTTCCTGACCGGCATTTACGGGGGCTTCATTCAGGCCGGAGTCGGGATATTCCTCATATCGGCACTCGTTCTGATTTCAGGAATGGATATTCTCAGGGCAAATGCCATCAAGGTTTTTGTAACTCTGCTCCTTACATTACCTGCTCTTGCAGTTTTCATGTTCAACGGTCAGGTGGTATGGACGGTAGGAGCAATTCTCGCTCTGGGTAGCATGGCCGGGGCGTATTTCGGAGTGAAGTTTGCGTCAAAGAAAGGTGCTGCTGTGTGGGTCCACAGACTCCTCGTTGCAATTGTGCTGGTTTCGTCCATGAAGCTCTTAGGGATTTTTAGCGTTATTCTCCTGTGGGTGAATTCCGTTTTTTAAAGTTTCAGGAACAATCTCTAAACTTATTATTACTCAATTGTATGGCATGGCTATCCAGTTAGTTGCTTAACTCAATCGAAACGTTTAAATATCGAACCGATATAGTATAAAACATGGTAGAGTTTGGTGAAAATAAAAACAAAATTGGAATTGCAAAGGGAACCGATTTTGAGGAGTTCGTTGAGAGAGAGTTTATGGGAGAGTGCATGGAGGTTGGACTTTATCTTGCCATGGCCAGACAGGCCGAGAGAGAAGGATATCCTGAAATCGCAGCCATACTTCAGAGAATCGCAATGGATGAAGCTTATCACGCAAGCAGATTTGCTGAACTCAATGGAAAGATAAAGGAGACCCTGAAGGAAAGCCTGGAATACATGCTCAACGGAGAGATGAAGGCGAACGTCCACAAGAGGAAGGTTGCCCTTGAGGCCAAGGAAAAGGGGCTTGACGAGGTGCACGACATCTGGGATGAAGCATCAAGAGACGAACACAGACACGCAATGGCTCTGAAGGGCATACTTGAAAGATATTTCAATGAATAACTTTTTTATCTCTTTTTTTAAAACATAATCCGTGAACAGCATATATCTTCCTCTCCACTACGGGAAGGCTCCATACTGGCTGCTGAACAGAATGAAAAAACTCGCAAAGCCAATTTTAACGCTGATAATTCAGGAGTATGGTGAGAGGGAGGTTATCAACAGGCTTTCCGATCCAATATTCTTCCAGAGCTTTTCAAACGTGCTTGGCTTTGACTGGAATTCCTCCGGTTCAACCACAGTCCTGACAGGTGTTCTGAAAAGCGTCCTCAACACAGACGAATTCGATTTGAGGATCGCCGGTGGAAAGGGCGGCAATGCCCTGAAAACTGTTGAGGAGATAGAAAAGTTTGCCAGCGAGCTTGGAATTGGTGAGAGAAAAAAATTCGAGCTTATACGGGCGAGCAGGCTTTCAGCAAAGCTTGACAGCGCTGCTCTGCAGGACGGGTACGACCTGTACCACCACACCATTGTCTTCACCAGAAAACACTTCGTTGTAATCCAGCAGGGGATGAATGAGAGCCTGAGAATGGCGAGAAGATATCACCTTAAAGATGCCAGCATCATTGAACCGCATTCCGGAATAATTACCCAGAGGTTCGAAAACAGCGTTATGGACTTGACCGCCGAAAATAGCGAGGAAGCAAGAAAAACAATCCTCGACATCGTCAATGACGGAACATACAGGTTTGATTTTTCGAAAATGCTCTCAATGGTGAAATACCGGGAATCGCTTGTCCCAAAGAGAGTGGACTGGAAGGCTCTTGAAAAGGCATACAGCCTCCAGCCCGACAGGTTTGAGGACCTGTTGCTGGTAAAGGGCGTTGGAAAAGGTGCAATCAGAGCGCTTGCACTCATAGCCGAGCTTGTTTACGACACAGAATACAGCAAGAAAGACCCGGCAAAGTTCAGCTTCGCCCTCGGAGGGAAGGATGGGGTACCATTTCCGGTTAACAGAAGAGATTACGATTCTGTGATTGAGTTCATGGAGGATGCAGTTAGGCAGGCGGAACTTTCCGACTTTGAAAAAAGGTCGCTGCTTGAAAGACTGGCTAAACTTTCACTCTCCCGAAGTAAAACCCGCTGATCGTGAAAACATCGAACTCCCTCACGTAACCAAAGATGAAACCTGCAGGCTTTTCAACATTCACTGCTGTTGAGCTGCACAGTTCATTGAAGGCCGGCATTACAATAATTCTTTTACCATCTAATTCACCGAAGAGCCAGGCTCTCTCCTTGTGTCCGGAGATGTAGTCCCTGATAAGCACCGCAGGGTGCGAATGTCCGAGAATTAATGTTTCCGCATCCCGCATCTCTTCAAACTCCTTGTGTCCGTGTGTGATGGTGGCATTCCCGACCTCAACAGAATCGTGGACCTCGTGAATCTCGTGAAGCAGACCATCGTGATTTCCTCTGAGGAGCAACAATTCGGAAACGTGTTCTTCGATCTCGCCTATTATTTTATCCACATGTTTGAGCTCGTACTTTCCGAGGCTGTGCTTGAAATCACCATTGATAACGAGCCTCTCGGATTTGCTCGAGAAAACAACTTCAAGTATTTTGTCTTTGATGCTGAAGTCAGGAAAACCCAGAATTCCCAGATGTATGTCTGCAATGACCAGTGTTTTCCCCAGTTTTATCGCTCCGCTTTCAGAGACCTTCATTTTTTGAATATTTCTTCCTCCACTTCATCTATATAGTTTCTCACGTCAATACCATTTTCCAGAGCGTAGAGTACTGCAACAACCTCCCCATCGAGAATATTTCCAAGCTCCATCTGCCTCGTGTTTATTTCTCTGATCACATCAGCCCTATCCCTTCCAAGCCTGAGGGATATTTCGTCCAGCAGTCTCTCAAATACATCCTCACTTCTGAATATTCTGTTCACATCCGGTTTGAATCCGGGAGGTACGTCAATGTCATCGATGCTGAAAGAGGGAGTCAGCAGACCGTCCTCTTCGCCGAGCAGCCCCTTTTTCTCTGCAAGATCAACGACCTTTTTGCTTGTTTCATGCGAGAAATACTTGAGATCGAACGAGAGCGTGTATGTCAGTTCCTTCCTGTCCATTTTTTTCTTGCCCTTCGACCTGAACGCAGATGCAATCGTTGGTTTGAGCATCGAATCAATTTCAGGTTGCTGGAAGATAATACTTACGATGCCTTTATAAATTTGAAACATAACCTCAGGCTATGTTCACGCTCAGAATCCGAAAGGTTGTTCACCACTCCGGAAGAGTGGCAACGCTTTACTTCTCTTCACCACTAAACTCGTATCCTGGTCAGTTCATAATGCTGAACGTTTTTGATATGGAGGAGATTCCCCTCAGTCTTTCCTCCAGCAGCAGTGTAACCGTCAAGGCCGTTGGTGAGACGACACGGAAGCTTGTGGAGTTCAGCGGCGGTGAGCTTGTGGGCATAAGGGGTCCGTTTGGCAGACCGTTCACACCTTCGAAGAAAGCCCTGATCGTTGCCGGAGGGATAGGAATTGCCCCGATGCTGTATCTGTATGAATATCTCAGAACATGTGATGCAAAAATCAGGGTGATATACGGTGGTAAAACGGCTGAAGACATGATATTTCCGGACAGGTTCGATGATTCTGTTATCCTCACTGAGGACGGGTCTCTCGGAGAAAAGGGCACTGTAACTGACGCACTGGCAGGAGAGGATTTTGAAAGGTACGAGAGAATTTACGTGTGCGGTCCAGAAGGGATGATTGACGCCGTGGTTAAAATCCTTGATGAGAACAATAGCCTCCATAAAGCCGAAATCTCGCTTGAAAGATACATGAAATGCGGAATTGGGGTATGCGGTTCGTGCGTTCTCGAAAATGGATTGAGGGTCTGCGCAGATGGCCCGGTATTCAGCGGCAGGGATTTGAAATAAAATTAAAAGAGGATATCAAGAGGTGGTTTTTTCAGAATCCCTCTTTCTTCAGCCATGTCGAAGAGGGTCTCAATGGCCTTGACGACGTTTTCGGGCATCTTGTACGTGTACTCATTCACGTACATCATCGCAAACCTCTTTGTGGTCTCGAAGTCCATCCCTCTCGAGTACTTCATGGCGTAGTCCGTGGCCTCGTCAGGGTTTTTGAGGGCATACTCTATGCTGTCCTGCATCGCTTTGAGAAATTTCTTCTGCAGCTCTTCAGGAACCTTCCTCGAGATGACGTTAACGCCAAGTGGCATTGGAAGAGAGGTCTTCTCCTTCCACCACTCCCACAGGTCAAGCACCTTTACGAGGCCATGTCTCTCGTAGGTGATCTGGCCCTCGTGTATCAGCAGGCCCGCATCAACCTCTCCAGACTTTACGGCGTCGATTATCCTGTCGAACCTCATTTCGACCGGTTCGTAATCGCTTACAGCCAGCTTCAGATAAAGACTTGCCGAGGTGTATTTACCCGGAATGGCTATCCTTCTGCCTTCAAGCTCGATGCCATCTCCTGCAACAACAATCGGACCGTATCCATCTCCAACACTTGCACCGGCTGAAAGGATTCTGTATCTGTCGCTCAGGTATGCGTAAGCGTGAACTGAGAGAGCGGTAACCTCTATGTTCTCCTGAAACGCCCGTTTGTTCAGACTCTCTATGTCCTCGATAATGTGTTCGACCTCGAAATCGAGTGGAATCCTGCCCTCCATCATTGCATAGAACATGAATGCATCGTCTGCATCTGGTGTATGAGCAACTCTGAGTTTCATGATCGTGAGAGGAGCGAAGGATATATTACTTTATCTCATAAAACGTGGGTATTCGTCCTGGGTTTTCAGAATCGCTCCAGCACTGAAGAGGCCTGAATTATCAACCTGAATCTCGCAATTACCTGATTTTCCAATTACAGGTTGATTCAGCTCCACGCAGAACATATCATGACTAAAACTTATAAATACTGTCTGTCCGGCGTCCAGGTTTTCTGCAAACCCACCATCTTTCGAAAAATCACCAAAAAGTTTATCTATTACTCCCGACCATAAATTTAAATTGGGGGTGCCGGAATAATCGTTTTATCAACGATGCCGCCGCCACCGATAAGTTTTATTGGCACCCCCCTATAGTGTTTATAGATATGGTTGCTTTATCCGAACTGTTTTTTGTTTGTTATATTTTAATTTTTAATTGTTTTATATCTTCTATGAGATAATTAATCTGGTGCTTTGAATCTTGTTGTCATATCATTTAGTTGAAGTAATCTACATTAGAGCATATATTATCTCTCGATTTCTTTCGAAAAGTAAATATACCAGGATTTCCTATGTTATATCAGACTAACAATAATGATGAGGATGTGGGGTGTTGGTGCAGTGATATCGCCTCAAGAAATGATGGTATTAAGCCAGTTTGAGAGTAAAGAACTTGAAATTTTCAAGGGGATTCTGAAAACAATCTCAAAAAGAGGAGTTCCAGAAATACTATTCTGTCTAAAACGAGGGGAGAAAAAATTTTCGCAGATTATGTTTGAAACCCGTCTAAACCCCGGCGTTCTTGGCAGACATCTAAAGGAATTGAAGTCCTTGAATATGGTCGATAAGGATGGTGATTACTACTTCCTTACAGATGTAGGAATTGGTGCTATTGAAATCTTGGAAGATTTGAAGAGATTAGCGGCATTAATCGGGAATTGAATTGTTCTTTTTAACAAATTTTGGTACGGTGCCCAACCACAACATCGCGGAATCATGTGGTGGTGCCGTTTTTTTGTATATTGCAATTGCCTTCATCCATGAGCAAAATTTAAGTAGGATAGTGTGATGTTATTAACTCTGATAGAATATGAAAAGTATGGCCACATTGGGTATTATCTCGCTCATCGTAATCAGTATCGTTTTTATAATGTATCATCAGATTCTTTCGGAAGATGACGCAAGTATGCCTGCATCCTTGAAAGAAA is a window of Geoglobus acetivorans DNA encoding:
- a CDS encoding dihydroorotate dehydrogenase electron transfer subunit, coding for MFTLRIRKVVHHSGRVATLYFSSPLNSYPGQFIMLNVFDMEEIPLSLSSSSSVTVKAVGETTRKLVEFSGGELVGIRGPFGRPFTPSKKALIVAGGIGIAPMLYLYEYLRTCDAKIRVIYGGKTAEDMIFPDRFDDSVILTEDGSLGEKGTVTDALAGEDFERYERIYVCGPEGMIDAVVKILDENNSLHKAEISLERYMKCGIGVCGSCVLENGLRVCADGPVFSGRDLK
- a CDS encoding tubulin/FtsZ family protein, producing the protein MRFFAIGFGQAGGKILDLFMENEKLRGTNTLKALAVNTARTDLMGLKHIPPKNRILIGQTTVKGHGVGTDNKLGAKVAQEEIETILNAIDEMGTHEVDAFLIIAGLGGGTGSGGSPVLAKYLSEMYSEPVYCVGVLPAPEEGKLYSLNAARSMITLLKYVDNLILVDNGAWKFEGLSLKESYAKINEEIVRRLAILARAGEPVEENLVGEMVVDSSEVINTLRGGGISSIGYATLPVQEKKKTGLFGLFKKKETELVTAEEDKSTKIATLVRKAALGRLTIPCNISSAERALVLVAGPPEYLDRKGLEKAKLWLEEQIAGVEVRAGDYPTRRTKHVAALVVLANVTEIPRVKQLQKLAAEAREEVEEAEKVRIEKTISLFDEEDLEPLF
- a CDS encoding DUF763 domain-containing protein, translating into MNSIYLPLHYGKAPYWLLNRMKKLAKPILTLIIQEYGEREVINRLSDPIFFQSFSNVLGFDWNSSGSTTVLTGVLKSVLNTDEFDLRIAGGKGGNALKTVEEIEKFASELGIGERKKFELIRASRLSAKLDSAALQDGYDLYHHTIVFTRKHFVVIQQGMNESLRMARRYHLKDASIIEPHSGIITQRFENSVMDLTAENSEEARKTILDIVNDGTYRFDFSKMLSMVKYRESLVPKRVDWKALEKAYSLQPDRFEDLLLVKGVGKGAIRALALIAELVYDTEYSKKDPAKFSFALGGKDGVPFPVNRRDYDSVIEFMEDAVRQAELSDFEKRSLLERLAKLSLSRSKTR
- a CDS encoding NAD(P)H-hydrate dehydratase; its protein translation is MHETIDSRHMNALDLNCEFFGLSRLQLMENAGKGIAEEILSRFNHGRVVIFAGTGNNGGDAFVAARFLKGFDVEIVLAGDVKSELARRNLSILEKAGMPVSRWGSYEFEGGDIIIDALLGTGFRGKLRGPYRAIIHKINESDGFKVSVDVPSGLDADTGEYETAVRADLTVTFHRAKPGLLRAGELAGEVVVKDIGIPELFEKLSGPGDFKLAYRRFEHAHKGMHGRVLVVGGSPYIGAPVLSALAALKAGADIVTLAVPESIYPQAGSFSPELIVRSIPGDELSTENVSEIARLAEKHDVVVFGMGTVDKGDVAEEISERVERMVIDAGGLSPSIHCNAILTPHAGEFRRVFGKEASEVNVIDAAEKSGTCIILKGKRDIISDGERTKYNDTGNAGMTVGGTGDVLAGIAGALYAINDDAFTAACASAFIAGYAGDLCFEEKGYNFTALDVIEKLPHAVKKIMELK
- a CDS encoding metallophosphoesterase, whose translation is MKVSESGAIKLGKTLVIADIHLGILGFPDFSIKDKILEVVFSSKSERLVINGDFKHSLGKYELKHVDKIIGEIEEHVSELLLLRGNHDGLLHEIHEVHDSVEVGNATITHGHKEFEEMRDAETLILGHSHPAVLIRDYISGHKERAWLFGELDGKRIIVMPAFNELCSSTAVNVEKPAGFIFGYVREFDVFTISGFYFGRVKV
- a CDS encoding ferritin family protein; translation: MVEFGENKNKIGIAKGTDFEEFVEREFMGECMEVGLYLAMARQAEREGYPEIAAILQRIAMDEAYHASRFAELNGKIKETLKESLEYMLNGEMKANVHKRKVALEAKEKGLDEVHDIWDEASRDEHRHAMALKGILERYFNE
- a CDS encoding DUF2240 family protein gives rise to the protein MLKPTIASAFRSKGKKKMDRKELTYTLSFDLKYFSHETSKKVVDLAEKKGLLGEEDGLLTPSFSIDDIDVPPGFKPDVNRIFRSEDVFERLLDEISLRLGRDRADVIREINTRQMELGNILDGEVVAVLYALENGIDVRNYIDEVEEEIFKK
- a CDS encoding sulfite exporter TauE/SafE family protein, translating into MTLPLLIFLGLPANVANGTNRVAILLQSLVGMRGFQSHGFLDPKSSVRFAVPAMIGAVLGAQIAVDLNEELMRRVIGAIMVLMLVIMLLNPKRWVEGGKERHRIAFLEPVVYFLTGIYGGFIQAGVGIFLISALVLISGMDILRANAIKVFVTLLLTLPALAVFMFNGQVVWTVGAILALGSMAGAYFGVKFASKKGAAVWVHRLLVAIVLVSSMKLLGIFSVILLWVNSVF
- a CDS encoding MqnA/MqnD/SBP family protein; translated protein: MKLRVAHTPDADDAFMFYAMMEGRIPLDFEVEHIIEDIESLNKRAFQENIEVTALSVHAYAYLSDRYRILSAGASVGDGYGPIVVAGDGIELEGRRIAIPGKYTSASLYLKLAVSDYEPVEMRFDRIIDAVKSGEVDAGLLIHEGQITYERHGLVKVLDLWEWWKEKTSLPMPLGVNVISRKVPEELQKKFLKAMQDSIEYALKNPDEATDYAMKYSRGMDFETTKRFAMMYVNEYTYKMPENVVKAIETLFDMAEERGILKKPPLDILF
- a CDS encoding ArsR family transcriptional regulator, yielding MWGVGAVISPQEMMVLSQFESKELEIFKGILKTISKRGVPEILFCLKRGEKKFSQIMFETRLNPGVLGRHLKELKSLNMVDKDGDYYFLTDVGIGAIEILEDLKRLAALIGN